Below is a window of Planctomycetota bacterium DNA.
TGAAGCGGCTCAGATCCTCTTTGGATCCCGGCGCGGCCGGCCCGGTCATGGTCGCGACGTTTTCGACTGATTCCGGTTGCCAGCCCTCCGGCACGAAGACGAAGCGGACGCGGCGGCGCTGGTACTGGACCGTATTTTCCGAGGTCTGTCCCGGGCCCGAGGAGTCCATCCGCCAGGGCTCGACCCAGCTTCCGATGTTGCGCGGTTCGGTCTCAATGATGCCGGTCGAGCGGTCAGCCGCCTGCGGAGGCATGCCTGCGCCGCGGGCGGCATCGATGCACGCCTCGAAGGCCTTGTCATATTCGGTGGAGTCCAGAGTGATGACCGCGGGCCCGCTCATGGTGTTGCAACCCATGAGCGCGATGCAGCAGCCGGCCATGAAGACGCATCTGATGAGTAGTTCGCGGGCCATGCACGCGCAGTGTAGTGTTCGCCCGAACTCTGATGAACGTGCGTGCTTCTTCAAAGAGGTGCCCCAGGGGCTCAGACAACGCTCCGGGGCTCGCAGACTCGCCCCTGCGCTAAACTCGCCCCTTTTGGGGCACCTCTTTTACGAAGCACGCCATCGCAGACTTGGCCTGCGCTAAACTCGCTTGGTGGTGCCACCTTTTTCGCGACGCGGGAATCCACTATCGATCACTCGACTAGCATCGAGGCGCCGATGCTCTCCCTCTTCCTGCGAAGGCTGGTGCTGATCCCGCCGCTGCTGCTGGCGATGTACACCATCACCTTTGCGCTGGCCTGGCTGGTGCCGGGCAATCCGCTGGAAAACCCCGAGGGACGCCGGCCTCCGCCTGAAGTGGTCGAGGCGATGAAGAAGCAGTACCACCTGGACGACCCGGTCGGTTTCTATTTTGAATACCTGGGCAAGGCCACCGGTGTGAGTTGGGCGCTTGGAAACGCCCCTCGCCCCTTCGACCTTGGCCCGAGCCTGCGCCAGCCCGACTGGACGGTGAACGAAATTCTGCGCGACGCGCTGCCCGTGAGCGTGACGCTGGGGTGTGCCGCGATGCTGCTGGCGCTGGCGATCGGCCTCATCACCGGCGTGCTCAGCGGCCTGCGTCCGCGCGGCTGGGTGGACGCCGGAGGACAGATCTTCGCCATGGTCGGCGTGAGCGTGCCCAGTTTCGTCATCGGGGCGTTCCTGCTGCTCATCTTCGGGGCGAAGCTGGGGTGGTTTCCCGTCGGCGGCTGGGGGCACCTCTCCAACATCGTGCTGCCGGCGATCGCGCTCTCGCTGCCATTCTCGGCGGCGGTGGCGCGGTTGACGCGTGTGGGCATGATCGAGCAGATGACCACCGAGTACGCGCGGACCGCGCGGGCCAAGGGCCTGTCGCGCCGGCAAGTGGCGGTGCGGCACGCCCTGAAGAACGCCTTTCTTCCGGTGCTGAGCTGGCTCGGACCGGCGACGGCGGTGGCGCTGACCGGTTCCTTCGTGGTGGAAAAAGTTTTTGCCGTGCCTGGGCTTGGCCGTCACTTCGTGGATGCGGTGCTGGGCAAGGACATCACGCTGATCATGGGGATCACGCTGACCTACGGGCTGCTGGTGGCCGTGCTCAACCTGGCCGTGGACATGCTCTACGCCTGGATCGATCCGCGCATCCAGCAGGCGTGATGCCGCGGACGTGTTGCCGAAAAATTAGTTGCGAGGCAACGAGCCGAGGCTCAATCACCGTTTCATCTGCAGGTGCCCGACATATTGCTCGAGCCGCGGATGCCGGCTCAGGCCAGTCAGCTTCTGCGGGTCGAACATGTAGACCGTGACGTAGTGGCAGATCGGAATCATCGGCGCGTCGCGCTCCACAACCATGCGCTCCGCCTCGCGCAGGATCTCGAATCGCTTCGCCGGATCGAGCTCCATCGCGGCCTTGTCCAGCAGCGCGTCGAACTCCTTGCATTCGTACTTGCGATCGTTGTTGCCGTCACCGGTGCGGCAAAACTCCAGCCAGGTGGTGGGATCGCCGTAGTCGCCATACCAGCCTCCGCGGGCGATCATGAAATCGCCCTGCTTGAGCGCGTCCTTGTAGCCGCGCGGATCGCGGCTTCGCGTGGCGGATTGAATTCCGAGCTGGGCGCGCCACATGGCGCTCAGAGCCCCGGCCATGTCGCGGTATCGGGGGCTGCCCGCGGAGAAGAGGATCTCCACCGTCGGGAAGGGCTCGCCCTTCTCGTTCTCGACCAGGCCGTCGCCGTTGCGGTCCTTCCATCCGGCGGAGGCCAGCTCCTCGCGCGCCCGCGCCGGATCGAAGGGAAGCCCCGCCGGCGTCTGGTACCCGGGAATCGAGCCGGGCGGGATCAGCGTGGTGGCGACATCCTCATCGAGCCGCGTGATCTTGCTCACGATGGTCGCCTTGTCGACGGCCATCACGAAGGCGCGGCGCACAGCAGGATCGGCGAAGGGATTCACCCGCCCATCCGCCAGCATCGGCCTGCAGTTGAAGGAGAAGAAATCCGTGCCGAAGGCGTCCAGCACATGCAGGTTGCCGCGCTGGCCGCGCTTGACCTGGTCGAACATGTCGCCGCGGTACTCCACCAGCGTGTCGGTGAGCCAGTCGATGTCGC
It encodes the following:
- a CDS encoding ABC transporter permease; this translates as MLSLFLRRLVLIPPLLLAMYTITFALAWLVPGNPLENPEGRRPPPEVVEAMKKQYHLDDPVGFYFEYLGKATGVSWALGNAPRPFDLGPSLRQPDWTVNEILRDALPVSVTLGCAAMLLALAIGLITGVLSGLRPRGWVDAGGQIFAMVGVSVPSFVIGAFLLLIFGAKLGWFPVGGWGHLSNIVLPAIALSLPFSAAVARLTRVGMIEQMTTEYARTARAKGLSRRQVAVRHALKNAFLPVLSWLGPATAVALTGSFVVEKVFAVPGLGRHFVDAVLGKDITLIMGITLTYGLLVAVLNLAVDMLYAWIDPRIQQA
- a CDS encoding peptide ABC transporter substrate-binding protein, whose product is MRLLAPFLFLAALLMLSVWLDRPYPRADLVYANTAESFTLDPQRLSYQHDVRTARSLFEGLVDVDGVSGSPVPAVATSWERTPDGRTWTFHLRPEARWSNGEPVTSRDFIYSWRRAILPDLAADYTGFFLAIDGAREFFEWRTKALAEFTKGPGGAEAAQQLWKETEERFARDVGLSAPDDKTLVVKLARPVAYWLDLCAFPAMFPIYPPLVEKFARINPRTGAFEQDPGWTKGGVLVGNGPYELVEWRPKRMMRFEKNPHYWNAANVPSQTVESIPIEDANTAVLAFENGDIDWLTDTLVEYRGDMFDQVKRGQRGNLHVLDAFGTDFFSFNCRPMLADGRVNPFADPAVRRAFVMAVDKATIVSKITRLDEDVATTLIPPGSIPGYQTPAGLPFDPARAREELASAGWKDRNGDGLVENEKGEPFPTVEILFSAGSPRYRDMAGALSAMWRAQLGIQSATRSRDPRGYKDALKQGDFMIARGGWYGDYGDPTTWLEFCRTGDGNNDRKYECKEFDALLDKAAMELDPAKRFEILREAERMVVERDAPMIPICHYVTVYMFDPQKLTGLSRHPRLEQYVGHLQMKR